A genomic region of Prionailurus bengalensis isolate Pbe53 chromosome D1, Fcat_Pben_1.1_paternal_pri, whole genome shotgun sequence contains the following coding sequences:
- the LOC122482791 gene encoding olfactory receptor 5M9, whose amino-acid sequence MLNFTDVTEFILLGLTSHQEWQVLFFVIFLAVYIVTVVGNIGMIMLIKISPQLNSPMYFFLSHLSFVDVWFSSNVTPKMLENLLSETKTISYAGCLVQCFFFIALVHVEIFILAVMAFDRYMAIGNPLLYDSKMSRAVCIRLISFPYIYGFLTSLAATLWTYGLYFCGRIEINHFYCADPPLIKMACAGTFVKEYTMIMPNFTDVTEFVLLGLASRQEFQVLFFVIFLVVYTITLLGNIGMIILISISPQLQSPMYFFLSHLSFVDVWFSSNVTPKMLENLLSETKTISYVGCLVQCYFFIALVHVEVYILAVMAFDRYMAICKPLLYGSRMSRIVCVRLISVPYVYGFSVSLICTLWTYGLYFCGNFEINHFYCADPPLIKIACGGVHIKEYTMIVIAGINFTYSLSVVLTSYTLIVVTVLRMHSAEGRKKAFSTCGSHLTAVTLFYGTLIFMYLRRPTEESVEQGKMVAVFYTTVIPMLNPMIYSLRNKDVREAVNKAIAKANVGQ is encoded by the exons ATGCTCAATTTCACCGATGTGACAGAGTTTATTCTTTTGGGATTAACCAGTCATCAGGAATGGCAAGTTCTCTTCTTCGTCATTTTTCTTGCGGTCTATATTGTCACCGTGGTGGGCAACATTGGCATGATTATGCTAATTAAGATCAGTCCACAGCTTAACAGCCCCATGTACTTTTTTCTCAGTCATTTGTCATTTGTTGATGTGTGGTTTTCCTCCAATGTCACCCCTAAAATGCTGGAAAATCTGTTATCAGAGACAAAAACTATTTCCTATGCTGGTTGTTTGGTgcaatgtttctttttcattgcccTTGTCCATGTAGAAATTTTTATTCTTGCTGTGATGGCCTTTGATAGGTATATGGCAATTGGGAACCCTCTGCTCTATGACAGCAAAATGTCTAGAGCTGTCTGTATTCGACTGATTTCTTTCCCTTACATATATGGTTTTCTGACTAGTCTGGCAGCAACCCTCTGGACATACGGCTTGTACTTTTGTGGGAGAATTGAGATCAACCACTTCTACTGTGCAGACCCACCTCTCATCAAAATGGCGTGCGCTGGGACCTTCgtaaaagaatatacaatgat AATGCCAAATTTCACGGATGTGACAGAATTTGTTCTTCTGGGCTTGGCCAGTCGTCAGGAATTtcaagttctcttttttgtgataTTCCTAGTAGTTTACACGATCACTCTTTTAGGGAACATTGGCATGATCATTCTGATCAGCATCAGTCCTCAGCTTCAGAGCCCTATGTACTTTTTCTTGAGCCATTTGTCTTTTGTCGATGTGTGGTTCTCTTCCAATGTCACCCCCAAAATGCTGGAAAATTTATTATCAGAGACAAAAACTATTTCCTATGTGGGGTGTTTGGTGCAGTGCTACTTTTTCATTGCCCTTGTCCACGTGGAGGTCTATATCTTGGCAGTGATGGCCTTTGATCGCTacatggccatctgcaagccttTGCTTTATGGCAGTAGAATGTCCAGGATTGTCTGTGTTCGACTTATCTCTGTGCCTTATGTCTATGGATTCTCTGTTAGCTTAATATGTACCCTCTGGACATATGGATTGTACTTCTGTGGAAACTTTGAAATCAACCACTTCTATTGTGCAGACCCTCCTCTCATCAAGATTGCCTGTGGGGGGGTCCACATCAAAGAATACACGATGATTGTTATTGCTGGAATAAActtcacatattctctctctgtggTCCTCACGTCCTACACCCTCATTGTAGTCACCGTGCTACGGATGCACTCTGCTGAGGGCAGGAAGAAGGCGTTCTCCACCTGTGGGTCCCACTTGACAGCTGTGACCCTGTTTTATGGGACTCTTATATTCATGTACCTCAGGCGTCCCACTGAAGAGTCCGTGGAGCAGGGGAAAATGGTGGCCGTGTTCTATACCACAGTGATCCCCATGCTGAATCCCATGATCTACAGTCTGAGGAACAAGGATGTGAGAGAGGCAGTCAACAAAGCAATTGCCAAGGCAAATGTGGggcagtga
- the LOC122482792 gene encoding olfactory receptor 5M8 has product MRRNFTSVNEFILLGLTSHLELQILLFLLFLAIYTATVAGNLGMIVLIQVNARLHKPMYFFLSHLSFVDLCFSSNVTPKMLEIFLSEKKTISYPACLVQCYFFIALVHVEIYILAVMAFDRYMAICNPLLYGSKMSKSVCTSLITGPYVYGALTGLMETMWTYNLAFCGPNEINHFYCADPPLIKLACSDTSNKELSMFVVAGCNLSFSLLIILISYLYIFPAILRIRSTEGRHKAFSTCGSHLIAVTIFYATLFFMYLRPPSKESVEQGKMVAVFYTTVIPMLNPMIYSLRNKDVKEALTKELRKKRFS; this is encoded by the coding sequence ATGAGAAGAAATTTCACCTCAGTGAATGAGTTCATTCTTCTTGGACTGACCAGTCACCTGGAATTACAGATTCTCCTCTTCCTGCTGTTTCTGGCCATTTACACGGCCACAGTCGCAGGGAATCTTGGCATGATTGTACTCATCCAGGTCAATGCCCGGCTGCACAAACCCATGTACTTTTTTCTGAGCCACTTATCCTTTGTGGATCTGTGTTTCTCTTCCAATGTGACTCCAAAGATGCTGGAGATTTTCTTGTCGGAGAAGAAAACTATTTCTTACCCTGCATGTCTGGTGCAGTGTTACTTTTTTATTGCCTTGGTCCACGTGGAGATCTACATCCTGGCTGTGATGGCCTTTGATCGGTACATGGCCATCTGCAACCCTCTGCTTTATGGCAGCAAGATGTCCAAGAGTGTGTGCACATCCCTCATCACCGGGCCTTATGTGTATGGAGCGCTCACTGGCCTCATGGAAACCATGTGGACTTACAACCTAGCCTTCTGTGGCCCCAATGAAATTAACCACTTCTACTGTGCTGACCCACCACTGATTAAGCTGGCTTGTTCTGACACTTCCAACAAAGAGCTGTCCATGTTTGTTGTGGCTGGATGtaacctctccttttctctcctcatcATCCTGATTTCCTACCTTTATATTTTTCCTGCTATCCTGAGGATTCGTTCCACAGAAGGCAGGCACAAAGCTTTTTCCACCTGTGGCTCCCATCTGATAGCTGTCACCATATTCTATGCAACTCTTTTCTTCATGTATCTTAGACCCCCTTCAAAGGAATCTGTGGAACAGGGAAAAATGGTTGCTGTATTTTATACAACGGTAATTCCCATGTTGAACCCCATGATTTATAGCCTTAGGAATAAAGACGTGAAAGAAGCATTAACcaaagagttaagaaaaaaaagattttcttaa